The Chryseobacterium nakagawai genome has a segment encoding these proteins:
- a CDS encoding ParA family protein — translation MDTKKKPLFVAFSSQKGGVGKSTFTTLVASTMHYRLGYNVAVFDADFPQHSLMKMKTRDLAMVMENEALKKLAYKQFTTINKKAYPIMQHKADSVLDAAHEFVNTSPVPLDVLFFDLPGTVNTPGILKALAGMHHIFTPITADRVVMESTLIFTQLLQDVIMKKGETSIQSINLFWNQVDGRESTPLYDVYNQLIGQLGLSLMQSQIKNSTRFRKESEANSKTVFRSTVMPPDERLMKACQLDLFISEFLNIIQL, via the coding sequence ATGGACACAAAAAAGAAACCTCTGTTCGTTGCCTTTTCTTCTCAAAAAGGCGGTGTTGGCAAAAGCACGTTCACCACGCTTGTTGCAAGTACGATGCACTATCGGTTGGGCTACAACGTAGCCGTATTTGATGCGGATTTTCCGCAGCACAGCCTGATGAAAATGAAAACCCGTGATTTGGCAATGGTAATGGAAAATGAGGCGTTGAAAAAACTGGCATATAAGCAGTTTACCACCATCAACAAAAAAGCCTATCCAATTATGCAGCACAAAGCGGATAGCGTACTCGATGCGGCGCACGAATTTGTAAACACTTCTCCCGTTCCGCTTGATGTGCTGTTCTTCGACCTGCCCGGAACCGTGAACACGCCCGGTATCCTGAAAGCACTGGCAGGTATGCACCACATTTTCACACCCATTACGGCAGACCGTGTGGTAATGGAAAGTACGCTCATCTTCACGCAGCTTTTACAGGACGTGATTATGAAAAAAGGCGAAACTTCCATACAAAGCATTAACCTATTTTGGAACCAGGTGGACGGCAGGGAAAGCACACCCTTATATGACGTGTACAATCAGCTTATCGGGCAACTGGGATTAAGCCTGATGCAAAGCCAAATCAAGAACAGCACCCGTTTTCGCAAGGAAAGCGAAGCAAACAGCAAAACGGTTTTCCGTTCTACGGTAATGCCTCCCGACGAGCGTTTGATGAAAGCCTGCCAGTTAGACCTGTTCATTAGCGAATTTTTAAACATCATTCAATTGTAG
- a CDS encoding conjugal transfer protein TraD has protein sequence MEIVIVICLLIVIVLLLQDKIVIHKRSEQKPTQKKVNPNLPDIMGQPKPVRSLSVPNTANESQIAEPEINPDNLDIEYDENENVSIQIPQEELDEVFSNMPDLEEEEEEWNRYGISGGDNGFAQGVTYDELSSVGALLQKENLEQAQKEAAVAIVQKLQGTELFSLLENSIEGASRKIVELLDSTLSSESDDGSSTLRKSDLGDFDIGEFV, from the coding sequence ATGGAAATAGTAATTGTGATATGCCTGCTAATCGTCATTGTCCTGCTTTTGCAGGATAAGATTGTTATTCATAAAAGGTCGGAGCAAAAGCCCACACAGAAAAAAGTTAACCCGAACCTGCCCGATATTATGGGGCAGCCCAAGCCAGTAAGAAGCCTTTCAGTGCCAAACACTGCCAATGAAAGCCAAATAGCGGAACCGGAGATAAACCCTGATAATTTAGACATTGAATATGACGAAAACGAAAACGTCAGCATTCAAATTCCGCAGGAAGAACTGGACGAAGTTTTCAGCAATATGCCTGATTTGGAGGAAGAGGAAGAAGAATGGAACAGGTACGGAATATCCGGTGGCGATAACGGTTTTGCCCAAGGGGTTACCTACGACGAACTAAGCTCCGTAGGGGCATTGCTCCAAAAAGAGAATTTGGAACAGGCTCAAAAGGAAGCAGCGGTAGCCATAGTTCAGAAATTACAGGGAACCGAATTATTCAGCCTACTGGAAAATTCCATTGAGGGTGCTTCCCGAAAGATTGTCGAGCTTTTGGATAGCACACTTTCATCTGAAAGCGACGACGGTTCTTCCACCTTGCGGAAAAGTGATTTGGGTGATTTTGACATTGGGGAGTTTGTATAG
- a CDS encoding endonuclease yields MKSIGRKDETIRKILIQDINTDLEKARDLAIDFDKFVFASTFRDDAQIQEYLNQIKREQKIPFHLYYWGWDTITKHIEQSEALLHKYFPKFVKKAKPGKTKIELPDGALGKELSKKNYIDYLKKRYGDWKQIELSKKGEKFNWAAFTISLSKRYKASGMNYIDVRHFEDLASYLKSRIDGTIMGKVNKSKGIKNYSVFEEFSENEV; encoded by the coding sequence TTGAAAAGTATTGGAAGAAAAGATGAAACTATAAGGAAAATTCTAATTCAGGATATAAATACCGATTTAGAAAAAGCAAGGGATTTAGCGATTGATTTTGACAAATTTGTTTTTGCTTCTACGTTTCGTGACGATGCTCAAATACAGGAATACCTAAATCAAATAAAAAGAGAACAGAAAATACCCTTTCATTTATATTACTGGGGATGGGATACCATAACAAAGCATATTGAGCAATCAGAGGCGTTACTGCATAAGTATTTTCCAAAGTTTGTAAAGAAAGCCAAGCCTGGAAAGACAAAAATTGAACTACCGGACGGAGCGTTGGGTAAAGAGCTTTCCAAGAAGAACTACATTGATTATTTAAAAAAGCGATATGGCGATTGGAAACAAATTGAATTAAGCAAAAAGGGAGAAAAATTCAATTGGGCTGCTTTTACTATTTCATTGTCTAAAAGATATAAAGCATCAGGGATGAATTATATTGATGTTCGACATTTTGAAGATTTAGCATCATATCTAAAAAGCCGGATTGATGGGACAATTATGGGAAAAGTGAATAAATCTAAAGGAATAAAAAATTATTCTGTCTTTGAAGAGTTCTCGGAAAACGAAGTTTAA
- a CDS encoding DUF3408 domain-containing protein, translating into MEKDNKRKVTPDINEEMMMNLMVDGVKKDGLQLPPEPAEEQVKEAVKDEVQQEELSQSKPAQRERSRTKKNLDGSYGEHFLKTHSMTKRGDKSIYIRQEYHERLSRIVQVIGKDAIPLYAYLDNILEHHFEMFEKAITDDFNEKFKPIF; encoded by the coding sequence ATGGAAAAAGACAATAAAAGAAAAGTCACGCCGGACATTAACGAGGAAATGATGATGAACCTGATGGTGGACGGAGTTAAAAAGGACGGTTTGCAGCTACCGCCTGAACCTGCCGAAGAGCAGGTAAAAGAAGCGGTAAAAGACGAGGTGCAGCAGGAAGAATTATCACAAAGCAAACCCGCACAACGGGAAAGAAGCCGTACAAAGAAAAACCTTGACGGAAGCTACGGCGAACACTTTTTGAAAACCCACTCGATGACAAAGCGGGGCGATAAAAGCATTTATATCCGGCAGGAATACCACGAACGGCTATCTCGTATTGTACAGGTAATCGGTAAAGATGCTATACCCCTGTATGCCTATCTCGATAACATACTTGAACATCATTTTGAAATGTTTGAAAAAGCCATTACCGATGATTTCAACGAAAAGTTTAAACCCATTTTTTAA
- a CDS encoding DUF2326 domain-containing protein, giving the protein MLIRIYSETNLIDAVPFHNGINIILGKYSGDKEARGINGIGKSTLVRLVDFTLLSGKAEKRFAQKKYDFLRDDEHTITLEIEVQEQKYFIKRGFADTKKIFFGKRPDALDEYEKSEMPKLLEGIFFPTENNEVFFEGKRYGTLMEFFVKDDLQSQQRVDPLNFVSYNANAREKALYNFYLLNLPTKTLLKYNEVSSEYERYNNTVKSLSEKVKADTGKDIQEFRTERLKIEKDIAALESSLKEYNFLANHKEIEQKLNQVISEINEQSVIYHNTNRKLDKLKSSYNEVSSIDLDKIRKLYNETVATFGNFVKRSLDEVIDFKKQLLANRNKYLLEEEKKLQSSIDQSLTQLEKLEKNRSQLFSMLKERGALDRIESTYERLVNEKTLLERNTSIVREIDEIEEILGNSNIVIAELKRDIVSELNKQQTYLDELRLLFQQILENAIYLDEEFDNSYFNITLNSTSPRNQLPFKISLEIPKADALGQERLKIVAYDLMVFLKSRIDKRSIPDFLVHDGVFHAISYKTISNVLNYMYHKSNELHNFQYIVTFNEDEIDLTGDESKFGKFDFDWSKQVIAEYSDTEQETIFKRFF; this is encoded by the coding sequence ATGTTAATTAGAATATATTCAGAAACCAACCTTATAGATGCTGTTCCATTTCACAATGGAATAAACATCATATTGGGCAAATACTCTGGGGATAAAGAAGCACGAGGGATTAATGGTATTGGCAAATCTACGTTGGTCAGGCTTGTTGATTTTACCTTATTAAGCGGTAAAGCAGAAAAAAGATTTGCTCAAAAAAAGTATGACTTTTTACGTGATGATGAACACACGATTACTTTAGAAATTGAAGTACAGGAACAAAAATATTTTATCAAGAGGGGCTTTGCCGATACAAAAAAAATATTTTTCGGGAAGCGACCGGATGCTCTTGATGAATATGAAAAATCTGAAATGCCGAAATTGCTGGAAGGGATATTTTTTCCGACAGAGAACAACGAAGTATTCTTTGAAGGAAAAAGATATGGAACGTTGATGGAATTTTTTGTTAAGGACGACTTGCAAAGTCAGCAAAGAGTTGACCCTTTAAATTTTGTTTCTTACAATGCCAATGCAAGAGAAAAGGCATTGTATAATTTTTATTTGCTAAATCTCCCGACAAAAACACTTTTAAAATATAACGAAGTATCTTCTGAATACGAAAGGTATAATAATACGGTAAAATCCCTTTCAGAAAAGGTTAAAGCAGATACAGGTAAAGATATTCAGGAATTTAGAACAGAGCGGTTAAAGATTGAAAAAGACATTGCTGCACTCGAAAGCAGTCTGAAGGAATATAACTTTCTTGCCAATCATAAAGAGATAGAGCAAAAATTAAATCAGGTTATTTCTGAAATTAATGAGCAATCTGTCATCTATCATAATACAAACCGGAAATTAGACAAACTAAAATCCTCTTATAACGAAGTGTCATCTATTGACCTGGACAAAATTCGTAAGCTCTACAATGAAACGGTAGCAACATTTGGCAACTTTGTAAAAAGAAGTTTAGACGAAGTTATAGACTTTAAAAAGCAACTTTTGGCGAACAGGAATAAATATTTGTTGGAGGAAGAAAAGAAATTACAATCATCAATAGACCAAAGTTTAACACAGCTTGAAAAATTAGAAAAGAACAGGAGCCAATTATTTTCAATGCTAAAAGAGAGAGGTGCATTGGACAGGATTGAGAGTACCTACGAAAGATTAGTCAATGAAAAAACACTTTTAGAACGGAATACCTCAATTGTACGAGAAATTGACGAAATCGAAGAAATATTAGGGAACTCAAATATTGTAATAGCTGAATTAAAGAGGGATATTGTCAGCGAACTAAACAAGCAACAAACCTATCTTGATGAGTTGCGATTGTTATTTCAACAAATTCTTGAAAATGCTATCTATTTGGATGAAGAATTTGATAATTCTTATTTTAATATCACATTAAACTCTACTTCGCCAAGAAACCAATTGCCTTTTAAAATAAGCTTGGAAATTCCTAAAGCGGATGCTTTAGGGCAAGAGCGTTTGAAAATTGTAGCATATGATTTAATGGTATTCTTAAAAAGCAGGATTGACAAACGGAGTATCCCGGATTTTCTTGTACACGATGGTGTATTTCACGCCATATCATACAAAACAATATCCAATGTTCTGAACTATATGTACCACAAATCAAACGAACTACATAATTTTCAATATATCGTTACTTTCAATGAAGATGAAATTGATTTGACTGGGGATGAGAGTAAGTTTGGAAAGTTTGATTTTGATTGGTCTAAACAAGTAATTGCTGAATATTCAGATACCGAGCAGGAAACAATTTTTAAACGATTTTTTTAA